Proteins from a single region of Punica granatum isolate Tunisia-2019 chromosome 8, ASM765513v2, whole genome shotgun sequence:
- the LOC116216081 gene encoding uncharacterized protein LOC116216081, translated as MPLLINSPSMATNNMLLQVFFITLTALISTSSSIAHTNICRSYCGNITIDYPFALQYGCGHPGFRDLLFCMNDVLMLHISSGSYRVLEIDYAYSALTLHDPHLSTCETIVLGGKGNGFVVEPWRGPYLAPDGNNVFLLIGCSARSPLFQGFPGKHLACRNVSGMGCEEYYSCPAWSLLGTQRVGSRGRVYGSGPPECCALPYEAIKAINLSKLECEGYSSAYSLAPLRVAGPTDWSYGIRVKYSVQGNDEFCRACEATGGTCGYGSDGIRQMCMCGSSNSTSNCDSIVSGSGRGRWSLLNILTGILMICASALVTTRTNTS; from the exons ATGCCGCTACTGATCAATAGCCCATCAATGGCCACCAACAACATGCTATTGCAAGTGTTTTTCATCACTCTCACAGCCCTAATCTCAACCTCTTCAAGCATTGCCCACACCAACATCTGCAGATCCTATTGTGGCAACATTACCATAGACTATCCCTTCGCCCTTCAATACGGCTGCGGTCACCCGGGTTTCCGGGACCTCCTCTTCTGCATGAACGATGTGCTCATGCTCCACATAAGCTCCGGCTCCTACAGGGTCCTCGAGATCGACTATGCCTACAGCGCCCTCACCCTCCACGACCCCCATCTGTCCACGTGTGAGACCATTGTGCTAGGTGGGAAGGGCAATGGGTTCGTGGTCGAGCCCTGGCGCGGACCTTACCTGGCCCCTGATGGCAATAACGTGTTCCTGCTCATTGGGTGCTCCGCACGGTCCCCACTCTTCCAAGGATTCCCAGGGAAGCACCTGGCCTGTCGGAACGTATCGGGCATGGGGTGTGAGGAGTACTACAGTTGTCCCGCATGGAGCCTTCTGGGCACGCAACGGGTTGGAAGTCGAG GTCGGGTGTATGGGTCGGGTCCACCGGAGTGTTGTGCTCTGCCGTATGAGGCCATAAAGGCTATAAACCTCTCAAAGCTAGAGTGCGAAGGCTACAGTAGTGCATACAGTCTCGCACCCTTGCGGGTTGCTGGGCCTACTGACTGGTCGTACGGGATAAGAGTTAAGTACTCAGTGCAGGGCAATGACGAATTTTGCCGAGCATGCGAGGCTACGGGTGGCACTTGTGGCTATGGCAGTGACGGGATCAGGCAGATGTGCATGTGCGGGAGTTCTAATTCCACATCGAACTGCGACTCGA TTGTTTCAGGATCGGGCAGAGGAAGATGGAGCTTACTGAACATATTAACAG GGATCCTGATGATATGTGCATCTGCACTGGTGACAACAAGGACCAACACAAGCTGA